One genomic region from Amaranthus tricolor cultivar Red isolate AtriRed21 chromosome 12, ASM2621246v1, whole genome shotgun sequence encodes:
- the LOC130797302 gene encoding light-harvesting complex-like protein OHP1, chloroplastic, which yields MAAIPSSAFLPPTTAFNLARHFPSSSRLPPLPRREHVTSFTVQAAKLPSGVELPKLQPKFKPPFLGFTKTAEIWNSRASMIGLIGVFIVELIMNKGILQTIGVDVGKGLDIPL from the exons ATGGCTGCAATTCCATCATCCGCATTTCTGCCTCCAACAACCGCATTCAATCTCGCCCGTCACTTTCCTTCTTCATCCCGGCTTCCACCACTTCCTCGCCGTGAACACGTAACTTCCTTCACCGTCCAAGCTGCCAAGCTCCCTTCTGGC GTGGAATTGCCAAAATTACAACCAAAGTTCAAACCTCCATTTCTAGGATTCACTAAGACTGCTGAAATTTGGAACTCAAGAGCCTCTATGATTGGCCTCATTGGAGTATTCATCGTCGAACTT ATAATGAACAAGGGAATACTTCAAACCATAGGTGTCGATGTCGGGAAAGGACTCGACATTCCGCTCTGA